A genomic stretch from Mastacembelus armatus chromosome 7, fMasArm1.2, whole genome shotgun sequence includes:
- the lhfpl4b gene encoding LHFPL tetraspan subfamily member 3 protein, whose amino-acid sequence MSVPPALADLSRLYQTEFVRSARAVGVLWAVCTLCFAIIQVVVLVQPSWIGTADNRHQGPGPPLPSGTLGLFEVCVESDWPVPDCRGGLSTLSPLPSFQSVAVLVGVSLWAVWTSVLCLCLFRFCSAATVYKICAWLQLTAGFCLALACLLFPDSWESPEMRALCGDSVGSFSPGNCSVHWAYILAILGILDAAILATLAFVLANRQDALLPPDTKDVTTGLLMSA is encoded by the exons atGTCGGTGCCGCCTGCCCTCGCCGACCTCTCTCGTCTCTATCAGACGGAGTTCGTCCGAAGCGCCCGGGCAGTCGGCGTCCTGTGGGCCGTCTGCACACTCTGCTTTGCCATCATCCAGGTGGTGGTCCTGGTGCAGCCATCTTGGATCGGCACCGCAGACAACCGTCACCAGGGGCCAGGACCACCTCTGCCCAGTGGCACGCTGGGACTGTTTGAG GTGTGCGTGGAGTCAGACTGGCCAGTCCCGGACTGCCGTGGGGGCCTGTCCACTCTGTCGCCTCTGCCATCCTTCCAGTCTGTGGCAGTGTTGGTGGGTGTGTCTCTGTGGGCAGTGTGGACAAGcgtcctctgtctctgtctcttcagGTTCTGCAGCGCGGCCACTGTCTACAAGATCTGCGCCTGGCTGCAACTTACTGCAG GGTTCTGTCTGGCGTTGGCGTGTCTTCTCTTCCCAGACTCGTGGGAGAGTCCAGAGATGAGGGCTCTGTGTGGAGACTCG GTTGGCAGTTTCTCTCCAGGTAACTGTTCGGTGCACTGGGCCTACATCCTAGCCATCCTCGGCATTTTGGACGCCGCCATTTTGGCCACGCTGGCATTTGTCCTCGCCAACAGACAGGACGCCTTGCTTCCACCGGACACCAAGGATG tgaccACAGGCCTGCTGATGTCAGCGTGA
- the pcsk1nl gene encoding proprotein convertase subtilisin/kexin type 1 inhibitor, like, protein MASLGLLLLSSALMHIAQTVPVTRSGGRGRDVSVGGDRQRRDLLPYEDQMMSYPALQGGGGTKDLFYQSDDWRGRSLDQALQRLVERDLKREHEEEQQAAYLAALLRLLSEAERAGLVGPGDVEVVEEEEDEEDDQGPPRNFQGSTPADYDETGRGMGVGGPPATWWGLLEPQVAQALLDRMEPQLVQTLLQRVRQQGGRLPLGKNREQDQDFLRHVVAKILANIGPNDVPVIASGRRMRRDLSTAAQPVSSAHRRSRRSLDDMGPPSPSNDPPLFRVKRLEDEDVEEKLRPPVAGLQRMKRIDTMATIAKEELNHGSRRRRKRAALNYDPQILIDQILQYMRE, encoded by the exons ATGGCGTCTCTCGGCCTCCTGCTGCTCAGCTCTGCTCTGATGCACATCGCCCAG ACTGTTCCTGTGACTCGTAGCGGGGGACGTGGCCGGGATGTGTCAGTGGGCGGAGACAGACAGCGGAGAGACCTCCTGCCCTATGAGGACCAGATGATGTCATATCCTGCCTTGCAGGGAGGAGGTGGGACTAAAGACCTGTTCTACCAATCAGATGACTGGCGGGGAAGGAGCTTAGACCAGGCCCTGCAGCGACTGGTGGAGAGAGACCTGAAGAGGGAGCATGAAGAGGAGCAGCAAGCAG CCTACCTGGCTGCTCTGCTACGCCTACTGAGTGAGGCAGAGCGTGCTGGATTAGTTGGCCCAGGAGATGTGGAGGTGgttgaggaagaggaagatgaagaggatgatCAAGGGCCCCCACGGAACTTCCAGGGCTCGACCCCTGCAGATTATGATGAGACGGGGCGTGGGATGGGTGTGGGGGGTCCCCCTGCAACTTGGTGGGGCCTCCTGGAGCCCCAGGTGGCTCAGGCCCTGCTAGATAG GATGGAGCCGCAGCTAGTTCAGACGTTGCTGCAGAGAGTGAGACAGCAGGGTGGCCGGCTTCCTTTGGGAAAGAACCGAGAGCAGGACCAGGACTTTCTGAG ACATGTTGTTGCTAAGATACTGGCCAACATCGGCCCTAACGATGTTCCGGTGATTGCCTCTGGACGCCGAATGAGGAGGGACCTGTCCACTGCAGCTCAACCTGTTAGCTCCGCCCACAGGCGATCTCGCCGCTCTCTTGATGACATGGGCCCTCCCTCACCTAGTAATGACCCGCCCCTCTTCCGGGTTAAGAGGCTGGAGGATGAAGATGTGGAAGAGAAGCTCCGCCCCCCTGTTGCTGGCCTGCAGAGGATGAAACGCATCGATACCATGGCAACTATTGCCAAGGAAGAACTGAATCATGGGAGTCGTAGGCGTCGGAAGAGAGCTGCCCTGAACTACGATCCCCAGATACTGATCGATCAGATTCTGCAGTACATGAGGGAGTAA